The Alphaproteobacteria bacterium genome contains the following window.
GCCGGCTTGGTGCAGCCCAAAAGTCAATAGTATTGGCTGTACACGATTAGCCATAAGGAGGATTAACATGGCATTTTACGAATGTGTTTACTTAGCCCGTCAGGATTTATCCACAGGACAGGTTGAGACACTGAACAAAGACTTTGCAAAAATCGTTGAAGACTTGCAAGGAAAGATCGAAAAGACAGAATATTGGGGTCTGAAAGGTCTAGCTTATCGGATTAATAAAAACCGTAAAGCACATTATACTCTTTTCCATATTGATGCACCGTCAGAAGCTGTCAAAGAAATGGAAAGACAAATGGGTCTTCATGAAGATGTTTTACGTTTTCTGACAACAAGAATCGAAGCAATTGAAGCTGGTCCATCGATCATGATGACAAGTAAGTCAGATAAGTATGATGATGAAGAAGATGATTTTGGCGCAAGAAAGCAAAAGAAGTTTTCAAAGCCAAGAAAATATGACCAACCAGCTGAAGCTGATGCTTAATATTTGATTGTAAAGGAACAACCAACATGTCAATGATCAAAAAACCATTTTTCAGACGTCGCAAATCTTGCCCTTTTTCAGGTCCAGATGGCATTAAAATTGATTACAAAGATGTCAGAACACTCTCAAAATTCATTTCAGAACGCGGAAAAATGATGCCAAGCCGTATCACATCTGTCTCTGCAAAGAAACAAAGAGAACTCGCAACTGCAATTAAACGCGCACGCTATCTTGGCCTTATGCCATATATTGTCCGTTAACGCATAGTAATGAATTAGGAATCAAACGATGGAAATTATTCTTTTAGAACGCGTTGTGAATCTTGGACAGATGGGTGATAAAGTCACTGTACGTCCAGGTTATGCACGCAACCACCTTTTACCAAAAGGAAAAGCGCTGCGCGCAACAAAAGCAAATATCGAACTTTTTGCAACGCAGAAAAAACAATTAGAAGCTGAGAATCTAACACGTAAATCAGAAGCTGAAAAAGTCTCTTCAAAAATGGATAATTTAGAAGTGATTATTATTCGTCAAGCTGGTGAAGCAGGTCAACTTTATGGATCTGTGACAGCAAACGACATTTCAACTGCTGTAACAGCTGCTGGTGTGACAATTAAGAAGCATCAAGTTTCAATTGAACACCCAATTAAAACACTTGGTATTTTTGAAGTGACGATCGTTCTTCACCCTGAAGTGACAAGACGCATCCGCGTGAATGTTGCTCGTTCAGAAGAAGAAGCAAAGCTTCAACAAAAAACAGGTGCAGCTCTTCTGAAAACAGATCTTGAACAAATAACTGTATCAGCAGATGATCTACTTGAAACACCGTTGACTGCTGAAGACGAACAGCTTTAAGTCAAGGCTGAGTAAAAACCACCCTTTGGTACTTGATGTGCTAAGGGTGGTTTTTTATTGATAAAAAGTGATAATCCCGATAGTCTGTCTTCAAGGATTATCGCATGAAACTCTCTATCATTCTTCCGTCTTATAATCGTAAGCACTCTTTGCCAAGGGCTCTTTCTGCCTTGACAGCAGGCTTTTGCGCATTGTTTGAGGCTGAGGTGATTGTCATTGATGATGCCTCAACGGATGGAACTGAGGCCTTTCTTCGCGAGTCTTATCCGCATGTAACCTATATCAAGCATGAAATAAACAAAGGCGCAGCTGCCGCTCGAAATACCGGTATCCGTTGTGCAAAAGGTAAGTATCTTGCTTTTTTAGATTCTGATGATGAATGGTTACCTCATAAAATAGCGCACCAATTAACGCTTTTTCAAGCAGAACAAAAAAGAAATAGAAAAATCAAGGCCAGTTTTACAGCCTATACACTTGTCTATCCGAATCATCGTGAGCAAGTGGTTGTCTATCAAAAACCTGCCGATTGGTTCGCCTTTTTTCTGAAGGGCTGTTTTATCAGTCCGGGGACAACCTTGATGGTGGATCGATCTGCCTATGATGAGATTGGCCTTTATGATGAGACACTCAAAAGGCTTGAAGATTGGGATTGGCTCTTGCGGTATAGTCAGCTTTACGAATTTGTTTTCACAAATGAGAGCCTTGCTCGTATTTACTTAAGGGAGTCGCACGCAGATCCGTCTGTCGTTCAAGGAGCGCTCGAAAGGCTTGTTCAAAAATGGTCACATTTGAGTGGCGTGAATCAGAGGCGTTTTTTACAAACAGTGCGCATTGAAACTTTAGCGAGTTTAAAGCAGTCCAAAAGTCAATTTTTGAAGGCAATCATTCAAAATATAATTAAAGACCCTGGTTTATTTGTTCGGCTCGTAAAGATGGTTTTGAATCAAAAATCAGAAAGGCGCGTTATTGATTAATTCAAAAGAAGAGACTTGAAATTGGAGAGAAGATCCATATATTCTATTCACACATAACGAATTGGATACAGACACGTGGCAAATGCAAAAGACCCTTACCAACTTCTTGGTATTTCGAAATCAGCCTCTGAAAAAGAGATCAAGCAAGCTTACCGTAAATTGGCAAAGCAATCTCATCCTGATTTGAACCCTGGTAATAAAGCGCAAGAACAAAAATTTAAAGAATTAACGGCTGCGTATGACCTTCTGTCTGATTCAGATAAAAAAGCTCGGTTTGATCGTGGTGAACTTGATGCGGATGGTAACCCAACCATGGGTGGTTTTTATCGATCAGGTGGACAGCCCGGCGCTGATGCCGATATGGGTGGTTTTGGAAGCTTCTTTCGTAATGCGGGCAGAGGTCAGTCCTCAGGCTTTGGTGCGGATGATTTTTTGTCTGAGATTTTTGGTAGAGGGCGAGGGAAGGCCAAAAAGGAACAGGCACCTTCAGTAAAGGGCGCAGATGTAACTTACCGGATGGCGGTTCCTTTTATAGCTGCAATCGAAGGCACAAAATCAAAATTAAAGTTGATTGATGGTACTCAGGTAGAAATCTCAATTCCCAAAGGCGCAGATGATGGTCAAAAAATTCGTCTTGCTGGGAAAGGAAAGCCTGGTCAGAATGGTGGCCCTTCTGGTGATGCTCTTGTTGAGCTCCATATAAAATCGCATCCCTTCTTTAAGCGTGAGAAGCTGATGATTACGCTGGATTTGCCTATCACTCTTTCTGAAGCTTTGAATGGCGGCAAAGTAAGAGTGCCAACATTGACAGGTTCTGTGATGCTTAGTATTCCTGCGGGATCAAACAGTGGACAAGTTTTACGTCTGCCTGGTAAAGGTGTTGTGCTTGATGGCGAGAAGGGGGATCTTCTTGTAAAGCTTCAGATTAAATTGCCTGAGGCGATGCCTGCGACTCTGAAAGAAGCAATCGCTGCCTTCGAGAAAGAACACCCGTATGATTTACGTCAAGCTTTGTACGAGCACAAAGATTTTTAAACCAAGACTTCGCTGAGTGGTTTTGAGAGAAGTGTTTCAACACGATTTTGTCCTGATTCCAGAAGAGTAAAGAGCTCTTTTTTCACTGGTGGATCAGCGCGTTCAATCATTTCAAGAGAAGGTGCAAGATCAAAGCCAGCCAGACGACAGACATCAAAAATGGTGAAGTTAGCAATATCACAAGATACCACCCAGACCTGCCCTTTTGATGGCATAATCATTCTGACATAATGGAGCCTTTCAAGAGCTTCATCAAAAATGGTTGAAGGAACACCAATTTTTGCACGCAGTTCGCCTTCTTGAGCAAGATTGTTTTTACGACACCCTTCAACAATATTTTGTAAGAGTAAGAGCATAACACCCAAGAGTTCAGATTTTTTACCTCGATCTGAATAATGCATGTGACTGTAAAAACGGTAGTTTGGAAGGTGAGCTGCGATCATGGCGCCTAAAAGGACCACAAGCCATACAATATAGAGCCAGATCAAAAAGATCGGAATCGCTGAAACCGCTCCATATACAGTTTGATAGACCGGGAAATATTCAAGGTATAATGAGAAGAGCGCTTTAGAAACCTCGAGCAGAAAAGCTGATACCGCGCCGCCGATAAGGGCATGTTCATAATAAACTTTTTTGTGAGGAACAACCATATAGAGCAAGGTAAAGCCAACAGTTTCAAACAAAAGAGGTAAAATCACGCCGATGACTTGCCAGATCGACATGTTCGTATCAAAACCCAAGTGATTGGCTAGCATCATAGCTTTGTCTGAAAGGGCAATAGAAAGAGCGATAAAGATTGGGGCAAGAGTTAACACGGCCCAGAAAGCAAGGATTCTGATCATGAGAGATCTTGGTGCGCTCACGTGCCAAATCTTGTTGAAAGAGCTTTCAATTGTTGCCATTAAAAGGAGGGAGGTGAGGGCTAAAGCAACAATTCCAAAAACCGTCATTTGTCCTGCATTGGTCATAAAATCACTAAAGTAGGTTGTGATTCTTGAGACAGCCTCTGGTAACATTGAGTCAGTCACTGTTTTGAGGGCCCGGACTTTTAATTCATCAAAAGCAGGAAAAGCTGAAAAAATAGCAACAGAAATAGTCATTAAAGGAACAAGCGCAAGAAGCGTTGTGAAAGTGAGTGCTGCAGCTTGTTTTTCACTGCCTTCATCAAAAAATATTTTTTGTAAAGAACGGCAGAACCTAAAAAAACCCTTATACATCTATCCTCCTCAAAAGATTAACGAATATTATGATGACTTGTTATGATTAGTTCTACACCTGATTTGCAGAATTTTACAGAAAGAAATGATCCTTTTCTTGAAAGCTTAGTAAGACTGTGATAAAAATA
Protein-coding sequences here:
- the rpsF gene encoding 30S ribosomal protein S6, with product MAFYECVYLARQDLSTGQVETLNKDFAKIVEDLQGKIEKTEYWGLKGLAYRINKNRKAHYTLFHIDAPSEAVKEMERQMGLHEDVLRFLTTRIEAIEAGPSIMMTSKSDKYDDEEDDFGARKQKKFSKPRKYDQPAEADA
- a CDS encoding 30S ribosomal protein S18, with translation MSMIKKPFFRRRKSCPFSGPDGIKIDYKDVRTLSKFISERGKMMPSRITSVSAKKQRELATAIKRARYLGLMPYIVR
- the rplI gene encoding 50S ribosomal protein L9, which codes for MEIILLERVVNLGQMGDKVTVRPGYARNHLLPKGKALRATKANIELFATQKKQLEAENLTRKSEAEKVSSKMDNLEVIIIRQAGEAGQLYGSVTANDISTAVTAAGVTIKKHQVSIEHPIKTLGIFEVTIVLHPEVTRRIRVNVARSEEEAKLQQKTGAALLKTDLEQITVSADDLLETPLTAEDEQL
- a CDS encoding glycosyltransferase family 2 protein, which gives rise to MKLSIILPSYNRKHSLPRALSALTAGFCALFEAEVIVIDDASTDGTEAFLRESYPHVTYIKHEINKGAAAARNTGIRCAKGKYLAFLDSDDEWLPHKIAHQLTLFQAEQKRNRKIKASFTAYTLVYPNHREQVVVYQKPADWFAFFLKGCFISPGTTLMVDRSAYDEIGLYDETLKRLEDWDWLLRYSQLYEFVFTNESLARIYLRESHADPSVVQGALERLVQKWSHLSGVNQRRFLQTVRIETLASLKQSKSQFLKAIIQNIIKDPGLFVRLVKMVLNQKSERRVID
- a CDS encoding DnaJ domain-containing protein, with protein sequence MANAKDPYQLLGISKSASEKEIKQAYRKLAKQSHPDLNPGNKAQEQKFKELTAAYDLLSDSDKKARFDRGELDADGNPTMGGFYRSGGQPGADADMGGFGSFFRNAGRGQSSGFGADDFLSEIFGRGRGKAKKEQAPSVKGADVTYRMAVPFIAAIEGTKSKLKLIDGTQVEISIPKGADDGQKIRLAGKGKPGQNGGPSGDALVELHIKSHPFFKREKLMITLDLPITLSEALNGGKVRVPTLTGSVMLSIPAGSNSGQVLRLPGKGVVLDGEKGDLLVKLQIKLPEAMPATLKEAIAAFEKEHPYDLRQALYEHKDF
- a CDS encoding YihY family inner membrane protein — protein: MYKGFFRFCRSLQKIFFDEGSEKQAAALTFTTLLALVPLMTISVAIFSAFPAFDELKVRALKTVTDSMLPEAVSRITTYFSDFMTNAGQMTVFGIVALALTSLLLMATIESSFNKIWHVSAPRSLMIRILAFWAVLTLAPIFIALSIALSDKAMMLANHLGFDTNMSIWQVIGVILPLLFETVGFTLLYMVVPHKKVYYEHALIGGAVSAFLLEVSKALFSLYLEYFPVYQTVYGAVSAIPIFLIWLYIVWLVVLLGAMIAAHLPNYRFYSHMHYSDRGKKSELLGVMLLLLQNIVEGCRKNNLAQEGELRAKIGVPSTIFDEALERLHYVRMIMPSKGQVWVVSCDIANFTIFDVCRLAGFDLAPSLEMIERADPPVKKELFTLLESGQNRVETLLSKPLSEVLV